The following proteins are co-located in the Mycolicibacterium goodii genome:
- a CDS encoding nitroreductase family deazaflavin-dependent oxidoreductase produces the protein MRIVKRVQPPAGLSRLLFRAPIAMFRANLGWLFGNRILLLHHIGRVTGKNREVVLEVVEHDPQTGAYTVASGWGSAAAWYRNVLAKPQVTIEAGRRTIAVTAVPLSQAEGADIFARYAMRHRILARYLLPRLMGFSVDGSLDDFRAAGEQIPFIRFIPRVPG, from the coding sequence GTGAGAATCGTCAAACGCGTGCAACCACCCGCGGGGTTGAGCCGGTTGCTGTTCCGGGCACCGATCGCGATGTTCCGGGCCAATCTCGGGTGGTTGTTCGGCAACCGAATCCTGCTGCTGCACCACATCGGCCGGGTGACCGGCAAAAACCGCGAAGTGGTGCTCGAAGTCGTCGAACACGACCCACAGACCGGTGCATACACCGTCGCCTCGGGATGGGGTTCCGCAGCCGCCTGGTACCGCAACGTGCTCGCCAAACCCCAAGTCACGATCGAGGCCGGGCGGCGCACCATCGCGGTGACGGCCGTGCCCCTGAGCCAGGCCGAAGGCGCCGACATCTTCGCCCGCTACGCCATGCGCCACCGGATCCTCGCGCGCTACCTGCTGCCCCGGTTGATGGGGTTCTCCGTCGACGGATCTCTCGACGACTTCCGCGCCGCCGGCGAGCAGATACCGTTCATCCGGTTCATTCCCCGGGTGCCGGGATGA
- the mimD gene encoding propane 2-monooxygenase effector subunit MimD has protein sequence MSSMQFGAATEFSNKCGVTLMNTPIGRVVAEVMGAKEGVELTEYPSMIRVDGVKLLSFDYDELTEALGEEFDGSIFEEISSTHYGRMVHLDDKTMLFASPEDAAEYIGFDLTAQ, from the coding sequence ATGAGCAGTATGCAATTCGGCGCGGCCACCGAGTTTTCCAACAAGTGCGGCGTCACCCTGATGAACACCCCCATCGGTCGCGTCGTCGCCGAGGTGATGGGTGCCAAGGAAGGTGTTGAACTCACCGAGTACCCATCGATGATCCGCGTCGACGGCGTCAAACTGCTGAGCTTCGACTACGACGAACTCACCGAGGCCCTCGGCGAGGAGTTCGACGGTTCGATCTTCGAGGAGATCAGTTCGACCCACTACGGCCGCATGGTTCATCTCGACGACAAGACGATGCTGTTCGCCAGCCCCGAGGATGCCGCCGAGTACATCGGCTTCGACCTCACCGCCCAGTAG
- a CDS encoding FAD-binding domain, producing MKIAISGAGIAGPCLAYWLTRAGHEPTLIEAAPHLRTGGYVVDFWGLGYQVACRMGIESTIRDLGYDVRSIRSATSGSRIRANLDTAGIRRATQDKFTSLPRGDLAAVIYSTIADDVETVFSDSICTITEHDSGVSVGLLSGAQRDFDLVVGADGLHSQVRRLVFDDDADAEHHLGCLVAAAVVKGYRPRDELVYMTYSTPGHSVGRFTLRGDRTLFLFVLRSDHTTVPESTEARIALLDTEFSGAGWECARIIEALGEVEDLYLDVVSQIRIDRWSQGRTVLVGDAAACISLLGGEGTGLAMTEAYVLAGELATHTDHRDAFAAYESALRPLVADKQAAARRYLSVFVPNSKPGIIFRDLCMRAMNTAPKSERLLARAFSDDFELPGYSFDCA from the coding sequence ATGAAAATCGCCATCAGCGGCGCCGGCATCGCCGGCCCCTGCCTGGCGTATTGGCTGACCCGCGCGGGCCACGAACCTACGCTGATCGAAGCGGCCCCGCACCTGCGGACCGGCGGGTACGTCGTCGACTTCTGGGGTCTCGGCTACCAGGTCGCCTGCCGCATGGGGATCGAGTCGACCATCCGGGATCTCGGGTATGACGTCCGCTCGATCCGTTCGGCCACGTCTGGCAGTCGGATCCGCGCGAACCTGGACACCGCGGGGATACGCCGCGCCACCCAGGACAAGTTCACCAGCCTGCCGCGCGGCGACCTCGCCGCGGTCATCTACTCCACCATCGCAGATGACGTGGAAACGGTGTTCAGCGACAGCATCTGCACGATCACCGAGCATGACAGCGGAGTCTCGGTCGGTCTGCTCAGCGGGGCACAGCGCGATTTCGACCTGGTCGTCGGGGCCGACGGACTGCATTCCCAGGTGCGTCGTCTGGTGTTCGACGACGACGCCGACGCCGAGCACCACCTGGGTTGCCTGGTCGCCGCTGCGGTCGTCAAGGGCTATCGGCCTCGCGACGAGCTGGTCTACATGACCTACAGCACACCGGGACACAGCGTGGGCAGATTCACCCTGCGGGGCGACCGGACCCTCTTCCTATTCGTGCTGCGCAGCGACCACACCACGGTGCCCGAATCGACCGAAGCACGAATTGCACTGTTGGATACCGAGTTCAGCGGTGCCGGCTGGGAATGCGCGCGCATCATCGAAGCACTGGGTGAGGTCGAGGACCTGTATCTCGATGTGGTCAGCCAGATCCGTATCGACCGCTGGTCACAGGGCAGGACGGTGCTCGTCGGGGACGCCGCGGCATGCATATCCCTGCTCGGCGGCGAAGGCACCGGACTGGCGATGACCGAGGCCTACGTTCTCGCCGGGGAACTGGCCACCCACACCGATCACCGGGACGCGTTCGCCGCCTACGAATCCGCATTGCGGCCACTCGTCGCCGACAAGCAGGCGGCCGCTCGCAGGTACCTGTCGGTGTTCGTCCCGAACTCGAAGCCGGGCATCATCTTCCGCGACCTCTGCATGCGCGCCATGAACACCGCGCCAAAAAGCGAGCGCCTGCTGGCGCGTGCCTTCTCAGATGACTTCGAACTCCCCGGGTACTCCTTTGATTGTGCCTGA
- a CDS encoding NAD(P)-dependent alcohol dehydrogenase yields the protein MRAVQVVGYHQNLEMADVEKPTPTGPFDVVVKIGGAGVCRTDLHILEGQWAEKSQVRLPYTIGHENAGWVESVGSAVTNVVEGDKVIVHPLITCGLCRACRSGDDVHCESNTFPGIDTNGGYAEYLKTSARSVVKIDDALEPADVAALADAGLTAYHAAAKAARRLTPRDRVVVIGAGGLGHIGIQVLKALSPAEIIVVDRNPEALKLAEAIGADRSVLADGSQVEQVLDLTGGHGAETVVDFVGEGGATSEGIAMLRRAGDYHVVGYGENINVPTIDVISTEINFIGNLVGSYNDLCELMALAARGAVNLHTQKYALDDFQSAITDLDNGNVRGRAILVP from the coding sequence ATGAGAGCTGTGCAGGTGGTGGGCTACCACCAGAACCTGGAAATGGCCGATGTGGAGAAGCCCACGCCGACAGGACCGTTCGACGTCGTGGTCAAGATCGGCGGTGCCGGTGTGTGTCGGACCGACCTGCACATCCTCGAAGGCCAGTGGGCCGAGAAGTCGCAGGTGCGACTGCCCTATACGATCGGCCACGAAAACGCCGGTTGGGTTGAATCCGTCGGGTCTGCGGTCACCAACGTCGTCGAAGGCGACAAGGTGATCGTCCACCCGCTGATCACGTGCGGGCTGTGTCGTGCCTGCCGTTCCGGAGATGACGTCCACTGCGAGTCGAACACGTTTCCGGGAATCGACACCAACGGCGGGTATGCGGAATACCTCAAGACCTCCGCACGCAGCGTGGTCAAGATCGACGATGCACTGGAACCGGCCGATGTCGCGGCCCTGGCCGATGCCGGCCTGACGGCGTATCACGCCGCCGCCAAGGCCGCCCGCAGACTGACGCCCCGGGACCGAGTGGTCGTCATCGGGGCAGGAGGCCTGGGCCACATCGGGATTCAGGTGCTCAAGGCGCTGTCACCGGCCGAAATCATCGTCGTTGACCGCAATCCGGAGGCACTCAAGCTCGCCGAGGCGATCGGCGCCGACCGTTCCGTGCTCGCCGACGGCAGCCAGGTAGAGCAGGTGCTCGACCTCACCGGCGGACACGGCGCCGAGACCGTGGTCGACTTCGTCGGCGAAGGAGGCGCAACCAGCGAGGGGATCGCCATGTTGCGCAGGGCCGGTGACTACCACGTGGTGGGGTACGGCGAGAACATCAACGTGCCCACGATCGACGTGATCTCCACCGAGATCAACTTCATCGGCAACCTCGTCGGCTCCTACAACGACCTGTGCGAGCTCATGGCATTGGCCGCCCGCGGAGCGGTCAACTTGCACACGCAGAAGTACGCCCTGGACGACTTCCAGTCCGCGATCACCGATCTCGACAACGGCAACGTTCGCGGCCGCGCGATCCTCGTCCCCTGA
- the groL gene encoding chaperonin GroEL (60 kDa chaperone family; promotes refolding of misfolded polypeptides especially under stressful conditions; forms two stacked rings of heptamers to form a barrel-shaped 14mer; ends can be capped by GroES; misfolded proteins enter the barrel where they are refolded when GroES binds), which translates to MAKELRFNSDARARLEQGVNALADAVKVTLGPKGRNAILEKLTGPPTITNDGVTIAREIQLRDPFANMGAQLVKEVAMKTNGVVGDGTTTATVLAQAMVREGLEAVDAGANPMRVRRGIERTVPVVVESLRSHSVEVGSSADLRRIAALAASDDEAIGDVIAAAVEHVGKSGVVTTEESDTLGMAVDVVDGIEFDHGYTSGYMVTDPERMEAVLDNPLILLTNKKISQVQEIMPTLEVAKRADRPLVVIAEDVDGPALQLLVGGNMHKTMRSVVVRAPGFGHRRVAELEDLAVALNGHVIAKDTGIELGEVTREHLGSCDRLTATENDTTIVGPHGLQNLVDARVAQLEAQRERARLDADRDILDLRIARLTGRVAVIRVGGATSVELKERMLRVEDALAATRAALEAGIVSGGGTALAQAHRALDTLELVGDEAIGRDVVRRALAEPLRWIAINAGFEGDDVVDVVADLPLGHGFNALTGEYGDMFEEGIIDPFKVTRAALESAASIAALLITTETAVVEEIVGQPGAIMAPGFGDLAEGMVRPSNIY; encoded by the coding sequence ATGGCCAAAGAACTGCGATTCAACTCCGATGCTCGCGCTCGTCTCGAACAAGGTGTCAACGCCCTCGCCGATGCGGTGAAGGTCACGCTCGGCCCCAAGGGGCGCAACGCCATCCTGGAGAAACTGACCGGTCCCCCCACCATCACCAACGACGGCGTGACCATCGCCAGGGAGATCCAATTGCGTGATCCCTTCGCCAACATGGGCGCGCAGTTGGTGAAGGAGGTGGCGATGAAAACCAACGGGGTGGTCGGCGACGGCACCACCACCGCCACCGTGCTGGCACAGGCGATGGTCCGAGAGGGGCTGGAGGCCGTTGACGCCGGGGCCAACCCGATGCGTGTGCGCCGCGGCATCGAGCGCACCGTACCGGTGGTCGTCGAATCCCTGCGTAGCCACAGCGTGGAGGTCGGCAGCAGCGCCGACCTGCGTCGCATCGCCGCGCTCGCGGCCAGTGACGACGAGGCGATCGGCGATGTCATCGCGGCCGCCGTCGAGCACGTCGGCAAGTCCGGCGTGGTCACGACCGAGGAGAGCGACACCCTGGGAATGGCGGTGGACGTCGTCGACGGCATCGAGTTCGATCACGGCTACACCTCCGGCTACATGGTGACCGACCCCGAGCGCATGGAGGCGGTACTGGACAATCCGCTGATCCTGTTGACCAACAAGAAGATCAGTCAGGTGCAGGAGATCATGCCCACCCTTGAGGTGGCCAAGCGCGCCGACCGACCGCTCGTGGTGATCGCCGAGGATGTCGACGGGCCGGCCCTGCAGCTGCTGGTCGGCGGGAACATGCACAAGACCATGCGGTCCGTGGTCGTGCGTGCCCCCGGCTTCGGGCACCGCCGGGTCGCCGAACTCGAGGATCTGGCCGTTGCCCTCAACGGGCACGTCATCGCCAAGGACACCGGCATCGAACTCGGCGAGGTGACCCGCGAGCACCTGGGATCCTGCGACCGTCTCACGGCCACCGAGAACGACACCACCATCGTCGGCCCGCACGGACTGCAGAACCTCGTCGACGCACGCGTCGCGCAACTGGAGGCGCAGCGGGAGCGGGCCAGGCTCGACGCCGATCGGGACATACTCGACCTGCGGATCGCCCGGCTGACGGGACGGGTGGCGGTGATCCGCGTCGGTGGGGCCACGAGTGTCGAACTGAAGGAGCGAATGCTCCGCGTGGAGGACGCGCTCGCGGCGACCAGGGCTGCACTGGAAGCGGGCATCGTCTCGGGTGGCGGCACCGCCCTCGCTCAGGCGCACCGGGCACTGGACACCCTCGAACTCGTGGGCGATGAGGCGATCGGCCGGGACGTGGTGCGCCGTGCACTGGCCGAGCCGTTGCGCTGGATCGCCATCAACGCCGGCTTCGAAGGCGACGACGTCGTCGACGTTGTCGCCGACCTACCGCTCGGGCACGGCTTCAACGCACTCACCGGTGAGTACGGCGACATGTTCGAGGAAGGAATCATCGACCCGTTCAAGGTGACCCGCGCCGCACTGGAGAGCGCCGCCTCGATCGCCGCGCTGCTGATCACCACCGAGACCGCGGTTGTGGAGGAAATTGTCGGTCAACCCGGCGCGATCATGGCCCCGGGCTTCGGTGACCTCGCCGAGGGCATGGTCCGCCCGTCGAACATTTACTGA
- a CDS encoding iron-sulfur cluster assembly protein, giving the protein MSAAVISVETEILDALATVTDPELDEPITDLGFVRSVVVDDEGITVHLRLPTAFCSPNFAYLMASDALDALRELDDVGQVRVLLDDHHDSDKINAGLAADAGYVGTFGVEAEDSLDELREVFWRKAHAAAMERAIASLLRQTPMDVEQIGHLLLRDLPEGKAKAALLRRRFTIGLSSCPNSKVLVDDDGKPIGPEAVPLRLRFARSVRISMEGNAHFCRGLLATRYSDDEPAGAVPVVTNIRTRRSRR; this is encoded by the coding sequence ATGAGTGCCGCTGTGATCTCCGTCGAGACGGAGATCCTCGACGCGCTGGCGACGGTGACCGATCCCGAGCTCGACGAACCGATCACCGATCTCGGATTCGTGCGCTCGGTGGTCGTCGATGATGAGGGGATCACCGTGCATCTGCGGTTGCCGACGGCGTTCTGCTCCCCGAACTTCGCCTATCTGATGGCGTCGGACGCTCTGGATGCGTTACGCGAACTCGACGACGTAGGGCAGGTGCGGGTGCTGCTGGACGACCATCACGACAGTGACAAGATCAACGCCGGCCTCGCCGCCGACGCAGGCTATGTCGGCACCTTCGGTGTGGAAGCCGAAGACAGCCTCGACGAACTCCGAGAGGTGTTCTGGCGCAAGGCACATGCGGCCGCGATGGAACGCGCGATCGCGTCACTGCTGCGCCAGACACCGATGGACGTCGAGCAGATCGGCCATCTGCTGTTGCGTGATCTGCCCGAGGGCAAAGCGAAGGCCGCGCTGCTGCGGCGCCGGTTCACCATCGGCTTGAGCAGTTGCCCCAACAGCAAGGTTCTCGTCGACGACGACGGTAAGCCCATTGGGCCCGAGGCGGTTCCGCTGCGGCTGCGTTTCGCTCGGTCGGTACGGATCTCGATGGAAGGCAACGCGCATTTCTGCCGGGGCCTGCTGGCCACACGGTACTCCGACGACGAACCCGCGGGCGCTGTGCCCGTCGTGACCAACATCAGAACCAGAAGGAGCAGGCGATGA
- a CDS encoding 2Fe-2S iron-sulfur cluster-binding protein — translation MADSHKINFEPVDIEMDVREDENILDAAFRQGIHLMHGCREGRCSACKSYVLDGEIQMESYSTFACNDAEVDEGFVLLCRSHAFSDCTIELLNFDEDELLGGIPIQDVRTEVLAVEPKTRDIVSLRLKPIEPGKFDFKPGQYADLHIPGTEEHRSFSMATTQSCGDEVEFLIKKYPGGKFSALLDGHIQVGDEIALTGPYGSFTLKDGHVLPVVCIGGGAGMAPILSLLRHMNETENSRPARFYYGARTAADLFYLDEIVELGKGIKDFQFVACLSESAEGEVPGTVTVEEGMVTDVVARYETAVAKTEVYLCGPPPMVDAALTFLDANSVPKDQVFYDSFTSPIFDQ, via the coding sequence ATGGCGGATTCCCACAAGATCAACTTCGAACCCGTGGACATCGAAATGGATGTCCGCGAGGACGAGAACATTCTCGATGCCGCCTTTCGCCAGGGCATCCACCTGATGCACGGCTGCCGGGAGGGTCGGTGCTCGGCTTGCAAGTCCTACGTGCTCGACGGCGAGATCCAGATGGAGAGCTACTCCACCTTCGCGTGCAACGACGCCGAAGTGGATGAGGGCTTCGTCCTGCTGTGCCGGTCACATGCGTTCAGCGACTGCACCATCGAGCTGCTCAATTTCGATGAGGACGAGCTTCTCGGCGGCATCCCGATCCAGGACGTGCGCACCGAAGTGCTGGCGGTCGAACCCAAGACCCGTGACATCGTGTCGCTGCGGCTGAAGCCGATCGAGCCGGGCAAGTTCGATTTCAAGCCCGGCCAGTACGCCGACCTTCACATCCCCGGCACCGAGGAGCATCGGTCGTTCTCCATGGCGACCACGCAGTCGTGTGGCGACGAGGTCGAATTCCTCATCAAGAAGTATCCCGGCGGGAAGTTCTCGGCCCTGCTCGACGGCCACATCCAGGTCGGCGACGAGATCGCGCTCACGGGCCCCTACGGATCGTTCACCCTCAAGGACGGACACGTGCTGCCCGTCGTGTGCATCGGGGGCGGCGCGGGTATGGCGCCGATCCTGAGCCTGCTTCGGCACATGAACGAGACCGAGAACAGCAGGCCTGCGAGGTTCTACTACGGGGCACGCACCGCGGCCGACCTGTTCTACCTCGACGAGATCGTCGAACTGGGCAAGGGGATCAAGGACTTCCAGTTCGTCGCGTGCCTCTCGGAGTCTGCGGAGGGGGAGGTGCCCGGCACGGTCACGGTGGAGGAGGGCATGGTCACCGACGTCGTGGCGCGGTACGAGACCGCCGTCGCCAAGACCGAGGTGTACCTGTGTGGCCCGCCACCGATGGTCGACGCCGCGTTGACGTTCCTCGACGCCAACTCCGTACCCAAAGACCAGGTGTTCTACGACAGCTTCACCAGCCCGATCTTCGACCAGTAG
- a CDS encoding aromatic/alkene monooxygenase hydroxylase subunit beta yields the protein MSAPEKPRERSFPKIEFTDSEAGAKVFPSSKSRSYSYFTPAKLRATMYEDVTVDVQPDPERHLTQGWIYGFGNGPGGYPKDWTTAKSSNWHAFLDPNEEWNQTIYRNNAAVVRQVELCLKNAKRARVYDGWNSAWLTFIERHVGAWMHAENGLALHVFTSIQRSGPTNMINTAVAVNAAHKMRFAQDLALFNLDLSEAADAFDGSAHRAVWQEAPEWQPTRRVVEELTAVGDWCQLLFATNIVFEQLVGSLFRTELIMQIAARNGDYITPTIVGTGEHDYDRDLNYTRNLFRLLTRDPEHGEANKALFAEWLGVWVPRCLDAAHALQPIWSAPADKAVTFASSLEAAKEKFSALLAEIDLDVPEELNK from the coding sequence ATGTCAGCCCCTGAAAAGCCAAGAGAACGCAGCTTTCCCAAGATCGAGTTCACCGACTCCGAAGCCGGGGCCAAGGTGTTTCCGAGTTCCAAGAGCCGCAGTTACTCGTACTTCACGCCGGCCAAGCTGCGCGCGACGATGTACGAAGACGTCACCGTCGACGTCCAACCCGATCCCGAGCGTCACCTGACACAGGGCTGGATCTACGGGTTCGGAAACGGACCTGGCGGTTACCCGAAAGACTGGACCACGGCCAAGTCGTCGAATTGGCATGCCTTCCTCGACCCCAACGAGGAGTGGAACCAGACCATCTACCGCAACAACGCCGCGGTCGTGCGTCAGGTCGAGTTGTGCCTGAAGAACGCCAAACGCGCCCGCGTCTACGACGGCTGGAATTCGGCGTGGTTGACCTTCATCGAACGCCATGTCGGAGCGTGGATGCACGCCGAGAACGGTCTGGCGCTGCACGTTTTCACGTCCATCCAGCGGTCGGGACCGACCAACATGATCAACACCGCGGTCGCGGTGAACGCCGCGCACAAGATGCGGTTCGCCCAGGACCTCGCGCTGTTCAACCTCGACCTTTCCGAGGCCGCCGACGCATTCGACGGCAGTGCCCACAGGGCCGTCTGGCAGGAGGCGCCGGAATGGCAGCCGACCCGTAGGGTCGTGGAAGAACTGACGGCGGTGGGGGATTGGTGTCAGCTGCTGTTCGCCACCAACATCGTGTTCGAACAGCTGGTCGGTTCGCTGTTCCGCACCGAACTGATCATGCAGATCGCCGCGCGCAACGGCGACTACATCACGCCGACGATAGTGGGCACCGGCGAGCACGACTACGACCGCGACCTCAACTACACCCGCAACCTGTTCCGGCTGCTGACCCGTGACCCTGAGCACGGGGAGGCGAACAAGGCGCTGTTCGCCGAGTGGCTGGGTGTCTGGGTGCCACGTTGCCTCGACGCCGCACATGCGCTGCAACCGATCTGGTCGGCTCCCGCCGACAAAGCCGTCACCTTCGCCTCCAGCCTGGAGGCGGCGAAGGAGAAGTTCTCAGCCCTGCTGGCAGAAATCGATCTCGACGTCCCCGAGGAGTTGAACAAATGA
- a CDS encoding acyl--CoA ligase family protein: MADFTFAALSPTSLLQRSAQAFPDRLAVIDGELRLTYAEFAHRCDLLTSALASSGVQRGDRVAALCTNSHIMLALHHAVPARAAVLVPLNTRLAFEEMQYIIGHSDARLLVATREFGDRARELAADAGIDVVIEGDEFDAWLPDVASARDRLEVDERELLAINYTSGTTGRPKGVMYHHRGAYLQAVAMAYHTRLDPSTGYLWTLPMFHCNGWCFTWAVGAAGGTHVCLRQIDSAEIWRLLRAGGITHFSAAPTVLTMIAEDPSAQPLAARVHVDTGGAPPSPALLARLTPLGFDVTHLYGLTETYGPVAVNVWQPQWDELPPDEVAKLRARQGVGNIIANPLRVMDTDGADVPRDGSTIGEIAARGNDVMLGYYNDDAATAAATRNGYFLTGDLAVMHPDGYVEIMDRAKDIIISGGENIASVEIEKVIDSHPEVVESAVVGVPDEKWGEVPVAFITPRDGSDVTFDELTWFLREHLAGFKVPRTMVFDRLPKTSTGKIQKNVLRARAGQHKAH, translated from the coding sequence ATGGCCGATTTCACCTTCGCCGCGTTGTCGCCGACCAGCCTCCTGCAGCGGTCTGCCCAGGCATTTCCCGATCGTCTCGCCGTCATCGACGGTGAGCTGAGACTGACCTACGCGGAGTTTGCCCATCGATGTGATCTCCTCACCTCGGCCTTGGCTTCCTCGGGAGTGCAGCGCGGGGACCGGGTGGCCGCGCTGTGCACCAACAGCCACATCATGTTGGCGCTACATCACGCGGTGCCGGCCCGTGCGGCGGTGTTGGTTCCGCTCAACACCCGGTTGGCATTCGAGGAGATGCAGTACATCATCGGGCATTCCGACGCCCGGCTGCTGGTGGCCACCCGCGAATTCGGGGATCGCGCCCGTGAACTGGCCGCCGATGCCGGGATCGATGTGGTGATCGAGGGCGACGAATTCGATGCGTGGCTGCCAGATGTGGCGTCGGCGCGGGATCGGCTCGAGGTCGACGAACGCGAGCTGCTCGCCATCAACTACACCTCGGGGACCACCGGCCGACCCAAAGGGGTGATGTACCACCATCGCGGTGCCTATCTGCAGGCAGTCGCGATGGCCTACCACACCCGCCTCGACCCCTCGACCGGCTATCTGTGGACGTTGCCGATGTTCCACTGCAACGGTTGGTGTTTCACCTGGGCGGTCGGCGCGGCAGGGGGCACCCACGTGTGTCTGCGCCAGATCGACTCGGCCGAGATCTGGCGGTTGCTGCGCGCCGGCGGAATCACCCATTTCAGCGCGGCGCCAACGGTGTTGACGATGATCGCCGAGGACCCCTCGGCACAACCACTGGCCGCGCGGGTGCATGTCGACACCGGCGGTGCGCCGCCGTCGCCGGCGCTGCTCGCTCGTCTCACGCCACTGGGTTTCGACGTCACCCATCTCTACGGATTGACCGAGACGTACGGGCCCGTCGCGGTGAATGTGTGGCAGCCGCAGTGGGACGAGTTGCCGCCGGACGAAGTGGCGAAGCTGCGGGCCAGACAAGGCGTGGGCAACATCATCGCCAACCCGTTGCGGGTGATGGACACCGACGGTGCCGACGTGCCGCGCGACGGTTCCACGATCGGGGAGATCGCGGCCCGCGGCAACGACGTCATGCTCGGTTACTACAACGACGACGCCGCCACGGCGGCCGCCACCCGAAACGGGTACTTCCTGACCGGTGACCTCGCCGTCATGCATCCCGACGGTTATGTCGAAATCATGGACAGGGCAAAGGACATCATCATCTCCGGCGGTGAGAACATCGCGTCGGTCGAGATCGAGAAGGTCATCGACAGCCACCCCGAGGTGGTGGAATCGGCGGTTGTCGGTGTGCCGGACGAGAAGTGGGGCGAGGTGCCGGTCGCGTTCATCACGCCGCGTGACGGGTCCGACGTGACGTTCGATGAGCTGACTTGGTTCCTGCGGGAGCATCTCGCCGGTTTCAAGGTTCCGCGCACGATGGTGTTCGACCGGCTGCCGAAGACCTCGACGGGAAAGATCCAGAAGAACGTGCTGCGCGCCCGCGCCGGGCAGCACAAGGCGCACTGA
- a CDS encoding amidohydrolase family protein, with protein MYEKDGQQYFIVDGHVHLWDGRASNHKNVHGRQFIDCFYDYHRNLSPEDEVWDYDTYTYYGADRLMKDLFVDGYVDHAIFQATLLSDFYVTGFGQTEEAFALTQRHPGKLTYNHAYDPRHGETGLEQLRRDAERMGLQGVKLYTAEWHGDSRGYKLDEPWSRRYLEEAIELGIKNIHVHKGPTIRPLDRDAFDVADIDKVATDYLELNFVVEHVGLPRLEDFCWIATQESNVYGGLAVAIPFIHTRPRYFAQIIGELLYWIGEDKILFSSDYALWTPKWLIEKFVDFQIPEDMLGEYTQITTEQKRKILGLNAASLYNIDVPAELQLPTPGQDTVEVAAGAKESVSI; from the coding sequence ATGTACGAAAAAGACGGCCAGCAGTACTTCATCGTGGACGGGCATGTTCACCTGTGGGACGGACGCGCCTCCAACCACAAGAACGTGCACGGCAGGCAGTTCATCGACTGCTTCTACGACTATCACCGCAACCTCAGCCCCGAAGACGAGGTGTGGGACTACGACACCTACACCTACTACGGCGCCGACCGGCTGATGAAGGACCTGTTCGTCGACGGTTACGTCGACCATGCGATCTTCCAGGCCACGCTGCTCAGCGACTTCTACGTCACCGGGTTCGGCCAGACCGAGGAGGCGTTCGCACTCACGCAACGCCACCCCGGAAAACTCACCTACAACCACGCCTACGACCCCCGCCACGGCGAGACCGGCCTGGAGCAACTGCGTCGTGACGCGGAACGGATGGGCCTGCAGGGCGTCAAACTCTACACCGCTGAATGGCACGGTGACTCGCGCGGCTACAAGCTCGACGAGCCGTGGTCGCGGCGATACCTGGAAGAGGCAATCGAACTGGGTATCAAGAACATTCACGTTCACAAGGGCCCCACCATCCGGCCATTGGACCGTGACGCGTTCGACGTGGCCGACATCGACAAGGTGGCCACCGACTACCTGGAGCTGAACTTCGTCGTCGAACACGTCGGGCTGCCTCGGCTGGAGGACTTCTGCTGGATCGCCACCCAGGAGTCCAACGTCTATGGCGGTCTGGCCGTTGCCATCCCGTTCATCCACACAAGGCCGCGCTACTTCGCCCAGATCATCGGCGAACTCTTGTACTGGATCGGCGAGGACAAGATCCTGTTCTCCAGCGACTACGCGCTGTGGACGCCGAAGTGGCTCATCGAGAAGTTCGTCGACTTCCAGATTCCTGAGGACATGCTCGGCGAGTACACCCAGATCACCACGGAGCAGAAGCGAAAGATCCTGGGCCTCAACGCCGCATCGCTGTACAACATCGACGTGCCCGCCGAACTGCAGTTGCCGACACCCGGGCAGGACACGGTGGAGGTGGCCGCCGGTGCCAAGGAGAGCGTGTCGATATGA